One Camelina sativa cultivar DH55 chromosome 3, Cs, whole genome shotgun sequence genomic window carries:
- the LOC104771765 gene encoding bifunctional UDP-glucose 4-epimerase and UDP-xylose 4-epimerase 1: MGSSVEQNIVVTGGAGFIGTHTVVQLLKEGFKVSIIDNLDNSVIEAVDRVRELVGPDLSKKLEFNLGDLRNKGDIEKLFSKQRFDAVIHFAGLKAVGESVGNPRRYFDNNLLGTINLYETMAKYNCKMMVFSSSATVYGQPEKIPCMEDFKLKAMNPYGRTKLFLEEIARDIHTAEPEWRIVLLRYFNPVGAHESGRIGEDPKGIPNNLMPYIQQVAVGRLPELNVYGHDYPTKDGSAVRDYIHVMDLADGHIAALRKLFADPKIGCTAYNLGTGQGTSVLEMVSAFEKASGKKIPIKLCPRRSGDATAVYASTEKAEKELGWKAMYGVDEMCRDQWNWANNNPWGYQKKL; this comes from the exons ATGGGTTCTTCTGTGGAGCAGAACATTGTTGTTACCGGTGGTGCTGGATTCATCGGAACACATACCGTTGTTCAGCTTTTGAAAGAAGGGTTTAAGGTTTCTATCATCGATAATCTTGATAATTCTGTTATCGAAGCTGTCGATAGGGTTAGGGAGCTTGTTGGTCCTGATCTCTCCAAGAAGCTCGAGTTCAATCTG GGTGATCTAAGAAACAAAGGGGACATTGAGAAACTCTTCTCCAAGCAGAG ATTTGATGCTGTGATTCATTTTGCGGGTCTTAAAGCTGTGGGTGAGAGTGTTGGAAACCCTCGCCGCTACTTTGACAATAACTTGCTCGGAACAATCAATCTATATGAGACCATGGCTAAGTACAACTGCAAAATG ATGGTGTTTTCTTCATCTGCCACTGTTTATGGACAACCTGAAAAGATTCCTTGCATGGAAGACTTTAAATTAAAGGCTATGAATCCTTATGGTCGTACTAAG CTCTTTCTTGAAGAAATAGCTAGAGATATTCACACGGCGGAACCAGAATGGAGAATTGTTCTGCTGAGGTACTTCAATCCTGTGGGAGCACATGAGAGTGGCAGAATTGGTGAGGATCCAAAGGGCATCCCCAATAACCTCATGCCTTACATTCAACAAGTGGCTGTTGGACGTCTACCTGAACTCAATGTCTACGGACATGACTATCCCACCAAGGATGGTAGTGCG GTAAGAGACTACATCCATGTGATGGATTTGGCAGATGGCCATATCGCTGCACTCAGGAAGCTATTTGCTGATCCAAAGATTG GTTGTACCGCTTACAATCTAGGGACTGGACAAGGAACGTCTGTGTTAGAAATGGTATCAGCTTTTGAAAAAGCTTCGggaaag AAAATTCCGATCAAGTTGTGTCCGAGAAGGTCAGGAGATGCAACAGCAGTTTATGCTTCAACAGAGAAGGCTGAGAAAGAACTTGGATGGAA GGCGATGTATGGAGTGGATGAGATGTGCAGAGATCAGTGGAATTGGGCGAACAACAATCCATGGGGTTACCAGAAGAAGCTTTGA
- the LOC104771756 gene encoding uncharacterized protein LOC104771756: MATAGSSSYSVPTDHQVPSSLVNPGNGVCMMSKAWKEEQQPSLISFVSSFLRSNSFRLKFVSISPDLIFNCGGVSVAFVFVTKWDCSNVASIFSRVKRLKGQFSQLYVVATLSTKEQSDSFMRYYFEYEMEFGKPAFIQVIDAEMGFEKIVKIAHSRGACKQQKVASILKVERKRTVQDTDIFIRVVTSIPNINKHDANTLYQAIGSIEAIAKASKEDILANTDLSSEKAETLTRFFQDPQFYLTPKFN; this comes from the exons ATGGCGACGGCGGGATCATCAAGCTACAGTGTCCCAACAGATCATCAAGTTCCTTCATCTCTCGTGAATCCAG GGAACGGTGTTTGTATGATGAGCAAGGCGTGGAAAGAGGAACAACAACCTTCGCTCATCAGTTTCGTATCTTCGTTTCTTCGCTCTAACTCCTTCCGTCTTAAATTTGTCTCTATTTCACCT GATCTGATCTTCAACTGTGGGGGTGTTTCTGTTGCTTTCGTTTTTGTGACCAAGTGGGATTGTTCCAATGTTGCCTCCATCTTCAGCAG AGTAAAGAGGCTGAAAGGACAATTTTCGCAACTTTATGTTGTTGCCACACTTTCAACTAAAGAGCAGAGTGATTCTTTCATGCGATATTACTTCGA ATATGAGATGGAGTTTGGGAAACCTGCATTTATACAAGTCATTGATGCTGAGATGGGATTCGAGAAGATTGTTAAGATTGCTCACTCTCGTGGGG CGTGTAAGCAGCAGAAGGTGGCGTCTATACTCAAGGTTGAG AGAAAGCGAACAGTGCAGGATACAGACATTTTCATCAGAGTTGTAACATCAATACCCAACATTAACAAACATGATGCAAACACG CTATACCAAGCTATAGGTTCAATCGAAGCAATCGCTAAAGCATCCAAAGAAGACATTTTAGCAAACACAGATCTCTCCTCTGAAAAGGCCGAGACACTCACCAGGTTTTTCCAAGATCCCCAGTTCTACCTCACCCCCAAATTCAACTGA